The Nocardioides ochotonae genome segment GGTGCCGGCGCTGGAGGCGGTCCGCGCTGCCCACCCGGGGCTCCGCGTCGAGGTCGAGGTCGGCACGCTGGAGGAGCTGCGCGAGCTGCTCGAGGTCGGCTGCGAGGAGATCCTGCTCGACAACATGCCCACCGAGATGATGGCCGAGGCGGTGCGGATCACCGCCGGCCGCGCGGTGCTCGAGGCGTCCGGCGGGCTGAGCCTCGAGCGGGCCCGGGAGGTGGCCGGCACCGGCGTGGACTTCATCTCGGTCGGGGCGCTCACCCACTCGGTGCGCGTCTTCGACCTGGGCCTGGACCTGCGGGAGGACTGATGCTCCTCGCCGCCGACATCGGCAACAGCCACACCGTCCTGGGACTGCTCGCCGACGGCCCCGGCGGCGAGGTCGTCGCGGACTGGCGGGTCGGCACCGAGACGCGGCGTACGGCCGACGAATGGGCGGTGCTGCTGCGCGGACTGTTGGGCGAGCGGCACGCAGAGGTCGACAAGATCGCCGTCTGTGCCACGGTCCCTGCGGCTCTGCACGAATGGCGCGACATGATCGCGCGGCATTTCCCGGACGCCCCGCACGTCGTCGTGGAGCCGGGAGTCCGCACCGGCGTGCCGGTCGTGATGGACAACCCCCGCGAGGTCGGCTCGGACCGGATCGTCAATGCGCTCGCGGCGGTGAGCGAATTCGGCGGGCCGGCCATTGTCGTCGATTTCGGGGGCACGGCCACGACGTTCGACGTCGTCAGCGCCGCCGGTCAGTACGTCGGGGGCGCGATCGCTCCGGGAATCGAGATCTCCCTGGAGGCACTGGGCCGCCGTGGCGCGCAGCTGCGCCACGTGGAGATCGCCCGGCCCCGGTCGGTGATCGCCAAGAACACCGTCGAGGCGCTCCAGTCGGGGCTGGTGTTCGGCGTGGCCAGCCAGGTCGACGGAATCGTGGCGCGGATGCTGGCCGAGCTCGACGTCCCGGCAGCCGAGGTGAGCGTCGTCGCCACCGGATATCTCGCACCGCTGGTCCTCGCCGAATGCACCTGCTTCACCGCGCATTCGCCGTGGTTGACCCTGCGCGGCCTGGAATTGGTCTTCGAGCGCAATCGCTGAGCAAAGCCGCTTGCCCCTGCCCGGAAGTGGGCGGTGTGATCGCGAGCCGATGCCACCGGGGTTTGGACAGGGGTGGATGGGTTCAAGTCTTTGATTGCCCCGAGCCCGCTTCCCGTGGTTATGATGCATTTCGAATACGGGGACCGTTCGTTTTTCTTCTCCTGAAAGGTCAGGAAATCACGATGGCGCAGAAGATCCATGTGGTGCTCGAGGATGATCTCGACGGCAGCGAGGCCACCGAGACGGTGTCGTTCGCGCTCGACGGCACCAGTTACGAGATCGACCTCAACGACGCGAACGCCCAGGGCCTGCGCGACGCGCTGGCTCCCTACGTCGGTCACGGCCGCAAGGTGAGCGGTGCCGGTCGACGCACCGCGCGCCGCAGCAGCGGCGCCAACAACACCTCGGGTCCCAGCGCCCGCGAGGTCCGCGAGTGGGCGCGCGAGAACGGCTACGACGTGCCCGATCGCGGCCGGGTCTCCGCCGACGTGCGCGAGGCCTACAACGCCGCGCACTGACCTCGAGGGCCCGTCCCCGATCGACCCCCACGGGACCGGGCCTGCGAAGCCGACCTGAGCCACGGTCACGGCCCGTCACTCCTCGTGGGTGACGGGCCCCCGTGTCTCGGGCGCCGTCGGTCCGGGACGCTCCACCGGACCCCCACGCCGCACCGGCGCACCATCGCCGCGGCAGCCCTCCTCGTCCGTGTTCGCTCTCAGCGGATGCCGACAGGGGCTGTGGCGGGAACGCGTAGGCTGTCCGTGGGGTTAGTTCTCTCGATACCACCCTGCCGCCCCGTGGTCGGGTGGCCCCGAAGTTCAGGAGCGATGCGCATGTTCGAGCGGTTCACCGACCGAGCCCGACGAGTTGTCGTGCTGGCCCAGGAAGAGGCCCGCATGCTCTCCCACAACTACATCGGCACCGAGCACATCCTGCTCGGGCTGATCCACGAGGGCGAGGGCGTCGCCGCGAAGGCGCTCGAGAGCCTCGACATCTCCTTGGAGGCCGTCCGCGCCCAGGTCGAGGAGATCATCGGCCAGGGCCAGCAGGCCCCGAGCGGCCACATCCCCTTCACGCCGCGCGCCAAGAAGGTCCTCGAGCTCTCGCTGCGCGAGGCGCTCCAGCTCGGCCACAGCTACATCGGCACCGAGCACATCCTGCTCGGGCTGATCCGCGAGGGCGAGGGCGTCGCCGCCCAGGTCCTGCAGAAGCTCGGCGCCGACCTCAACCGGGTGCGCCAGCAGGTCATCCAGCTGCTCTCGGGCTTCCAGGGCAAGGAGTCGGCCCAGTCCGCGGCCGCCGCCACCGGTGCCGCCGGCGACGCGCCCTCCTCCTCCCTCGTGCTCGACCAGTTCGGTCGCAACCTCACCCAGGACGCGCGTGAGGGCAAGCTCGACCCGGTCATCGGGCGCGAGCAGGAGATCGAGCGCGTGATGCAGATCCTGTCGCGGCGCACGAAGAACAACCCGGTCCTCATCGGCGAGCCGGGCGTCGGCAAGACGACCATCGTCGAGGGCCTGGCCCAGGACATCGTCAAGGGCAACGTGCCCGAGACGCTGAAGGACAAGCAGATCTACACCCTCGACCTCGGCGCGCTCG includes the following:
- a CDS encoding type III pantothenate kinase — translated: MLLAADIGNSHTVLGLLADGPGGEVVADWRVGTETRRTADEWAVLLRGLLGERHAEVDKIAVCATVPAALHEWRDMIARHFPDAPHVVVEPGVRTGVPVVMDNPREVGSDRIVNALAAVSEFGGPAIVVDFGGTATTFDVVSAAGQYVGGAIAPGIEISLEALGRRGAQLRHVEIARPRSVIAKNTVEALQSGLVFGVASQVDGIVARMLAELDVPAAEVSVVATGYLAPLVLAECTCFTAHSPWLTLRGLELVFERNR
- a CDS encoding histone-like nucleoid-structuring protein Lsr2, producing MAQKIHVVLEDDLDGSEATETVSFALDGTSYEIDLNDANAQGLRDALAPYVGHGRKVSGAGRRTARRSSGANNTSGPSAREVREWARENGYDVPDRGRVSADVREAYNAAH